In a single window of the Terrirubrum flagellatum genome:
- a CDS encoding LLM class flavin-dependent oxidoreductase — protein MRLSVLDQSGVVAGRSPDASIRESLALARACEELGYCRYWVSEHHNNEALAGSAPEILLGALATITRSIRIGSAGVMLPHYAPLKVAEQFRVLDALAPGRIDLGIGRGPGADRQTSYALRPAMMDNPLMMAAADSFANDVSDVIAWSLTEPLPDDHPFAGVRAQPVSETAPQPWLLGSTPFTASLAGHLGLPFCFAHFFHDGEGCAEALDAYRAHFRPGRHFSKPYVSLCVWALAAPTASLGEDLFLPYACWRLDRDRMRHTPFPGPSEIAARVLSAREEERIAQLRGATIFGEARAVAAQLRRLSETFAADEMAIVTMTHDPADRLRSYELVAREMGLSAADPCAKAERVQ, from the coding sequence ATGCGCCTCTCGGTTCTCGATCAATCGGGCGTTGTCGCCGGACGATCACCCGATGCTTCCATCCGCGAGTCGCTGGCGCTGGCGCGCGCGTGTGAGGAGCTCGGCTATTGCAGGTACTGGGTTTCGGAGCATCACAACAACGAGGCGCTCGCCGGCTCCGCCCCGGAGATCCTGCTTGGAGCGCTGGCGACGATCACGCGCTCGATCCGCATCGGCAGCGCCGGCGTCATGCTGCCGCACTACGCGCCCCTGAAAGTCGCCGAGCAGTTTCGCGTTCTCGACGCGCTTGCGCCGGGACGCATCGATCTCGGCATCGGCCGCGGCCCCGGCGCCGATCGCCAGACAAGCTACGCGCTGAGGCCGGCGATGATGGACAATCCGCTGATGATGGCGGCCGCCGACTCTTTCGCAAACGATGTCAGCGATGTGATCGCATGGTCGCTCACCGAGCCGTTGCCTGACGACCATCCGTTTGCAGGCGTCCGCGCCCAACCGGTGAGCGAAACCGCGCCGCAACCCTGGCTGCTCGGGAGCACGCCGTTCACTGCGAGTCTCGCCGGGCATCTCGGGCTGCCGTTCTGTTTCGCCCACTTCTTCCATGACGGCGAAGGCTGCGCCGAGGCGTTGGACGCCTATCGCGCGCACTTCCGGCCAGGCCGACATTTCAGCAAGCCATATGTGAGCCTTTGCGTCTGGGCGCTCGCTGCGCCGACAGCGAGCCTCGGCGAAGATCTGTTTCTTCCCTATGCTTGCTGGCGGCTCGATCGCGATCGCATGCGCCATACGCCATTTCCTGGACCATCCGAGATCGCGGCGCGGGTCCTGTCGGCGCGAGAGGAGGAGCGCATCGCACAGCTTCGCGGCGCGACCATCTTTGGCGAAGCGCGCGCAGTCGCCGCGCAACTTCGTCGTCTCTCCGAGACTTTTGCGGCCGACGAGATGGCGATCGTGACCATGACGCACGATCCGGCGGATCGTCTGCGCTCGTACGAACTCGTCGCGCGCGAGATGGGCCTCTCGGCCGCCGATCCCTGCGCAAAAGCGGAGCGCGTTCAATGA